The Cervus canadensis isolate Bull #8, Minnesota chromosome 29, ASM1932006v1, whole genome shotgun sequence genome includes a window with the following:
- the TMEM109 gene encoding transmembrane protein 109: protein MAGSGSSSPWGKHLFKVILVVLVALLLPHSASSQSHRDFVTPGQQKREAPVDLLSQIGRYVRGTLDAWIGAETMNLVSETLAQIMWAISSAICVAFFVLSGIVAQLLNTLGLEGDHLTQGLQLTPSQVQTFLLWGAGALVAYWLLSVLLGLVLALLGRILWGLKLALFLAAFVALVRSVPDPSTRALLLLALLTLYALLSRLTGTRASGAQLEAKVRGLERQVEELRWRQRRAVKGPRNVEEE from the exons ATGGCAGGCTCAGGCAGCAGTTCGCCATGGGGCAAGCATCTGTTCAAAGTCATCCTGGTGGTGCTCGTGGCCCTCCTGCTCCCGCACTCGGCGTCTTCCCAGTCACATCGAGACTTCGTGACGCCAGGCCAGCAGAAGAGGGAGGCCCCGGTTGATCTTTTGAGCCAGATTGGTCGCTATGTGCGGGGAACCTTGGATGCCTGGATTGGGGCAGAAACCATGAACCTGGTTTCTGAG ACCTTGGCGCAGATAATGTGGGCCATCTCGTCAGCCATCTGCGTGGCCTTCTTCGTGCTGTCTGGGATCGTTGCTCAGTTGCTGAACACCTTGGGGCTAGAAG GAGATCACCTCACCCAGGGCCTGCAGCTCACCCCCAGCCAAGTCCAGACCTTCCTGCTGTGGGGAGCAGGCGCCCTGGTTGCCTACTGGCTGCTGTCAGTACTCCTCGGCTTGGTCTTGGCCTTGCTGGGACGGATCCTGTGGGGCCTGAAGCTTGCCCTCTTCCTGGCCGCCTTTGTGGCCCTGGTGAGGTCCGTGCCCGACCCCTCCACCCGGGCACTGCTCCTCCTCGCCTTGCTGACCCTCTACGCCCTGCTGAGCCGGCTCACTGGCACCCGGGCCTCAGGGGCCCAGCTGGAGGCCAAGGTGCGGGGGCTGGAACGCCAGGTGGAGGAGCTGCGCTGGCGGCAGAGGCGAGCAGTCAAGGGGCCCCGGAACGTGGAGGAGGAGTGA